A genome region from Rhodopseudomonas boonkerdii includes the following:
- a CDS encoding collagen-like protein, with protein MMKIFPVLAIGVALMVSGCGRDPGPQGPKGETGAQGPAGPQGAQGAQGVPGAQGPQGPQGAPGPKGDKGDKGDTGSTFRVVQADGAITCDASETLVSVLCPSGGAPDGVKCATAPTVGLCLKK; from the coding sequence ATGATGAAGATCTTTCCAGTTCTCGCGATCGGCGTTGCATTGATGGTCAGCGGTTGTGGCCGCGATCCTGGGCCGCAAGGGCCCAAGGGGGAGACCGGCGCACAGGGGCCGGCAGGGCCACAGGGCGCGCAAGGCGCTCAGGGTGTGCCGGGTGCGCAGGGGCCACAAGGTCCGCAGGGCGCGCCGGGGCCGAAAGGCGACAAGGGTGACAAAGGCGATACGGGCTCGACCTTCCGCGTTGTCCAGGCCGATGGCGCCATCACATGCGATGCCAGCGAGACTCTGGTGTCGGTGCTGTGCCCCAGCGGCGGCGCCCCGGACGGCGTGAAATGCGCGACCGCGCCGACCGTCGGACTGTGTTTAAAGAAGTAA
- a CDS encoding carbamoyltransferase C-terminal domain-containing protein — MSLAGFHANDSRFTLRRIDELRAKLARGETVYLAGLGLPGTHNSGVALIEVTPAQGPRLIVNNEEERFSGDKHTTQYPRAALDAMRATLRAMGRDVIDIDAWLTSWDYPDLLGTLLRSIVEEFPDGLKLLRTKNSVSFDAKRLEQMTRTPKLLRKQFDLPARVPLLMMPHHDNHAWFSFAASPFPDDEPVAVAVLDGTGDLGSVSTYVARDGGIAKLYCNDSVFDSLGAFYSVISSTQGGWTWLSSEGRYMGAAAWGDMDRTSNPYYARLREVLDFSADGEIRLNRAMGNWYCDPFDNPYKQPLIDILGAPLKPEQLWNPDAVLRVEDIQHRPDTQERLDKAAATQLVFEDAMIHVVAGLLRRTGAHRLVLTGGVALNALGNMRLLEHFNEAWFEREQGRKVNLHLWMPPTPGDPGVTIGAAWIFAHLIGAPRGAPMTHAFYCGDAPASQEIATVLAVDDINSKIIGDISTPEGLEAIADLMAYLVAQNGIIAVYQGAAETGPRALGHRSILANPCDAGTRERLNERVKYREAIRPLAPMATREAALDYFDLLEGASDADYNAYNYMVLTAQSKPHARDKIPSVIHADGTGRIQIVRAEDDPLTHAYLKALGRHIGVELSVNTSFNVAGPIAQTPQQAVETLHRSAGLDVVLMVARDGSVTAAWHGGERDSGRFTALYQQWLTVGRMSKV, encoded by the coding sequence ATGTCCTTGGCGGGCTTTCACGCCAACGACTCTCGTTTCACGCTCCGTCGCATCGACGAACTCCGCGCCAAGCTGGCGCGCGGCGAAACCGTCTATCTCGCTGGCCTCGGGTTGCCGGGCACACACAATTCCGGCGTGGCGCTTATTGAAGTCACCCCGGCTCAAGGCCCGCGCCTGATTGTCAACAATGAAGAAGAGCGCTTTTCCGGCGACAAACACACCACACAATATCCTCGCGCCGCGCTCGATGCGATGCGCGCAACGCTGCGCGCGATGGGGCGAGACGTCATCGACATCGATGCATGGCTGACGAGCTGGGACTATCCCGATCTGCTCGGCACATTGTTACGGAGCATCGTGGAGGAATTTCCCGATGGCCTGAAGCTGCTACGCACGAAGAATTCCGTCAGCTTCGATGCCAAGCGTCTCGAACAGATGACGCGAACACCGAAGCTGCTGCGCAAACAGTTCGACCTGCCAGCGCGCGTGCCGCTGCTGATGATGCCGCATCACGACAATCACGCATGGTTCTCGTTTGCGGCATCGCCATTTCCCGATGATGAACCCGTCGCGGTCGCCGTGCTGGATGGCACCGGCGATCTCGGTTCGGTCTCCACCTATGTGGCCCGGGATGGCGGTATCGCAAAGCTGTATTGCAACGACAGCGTCTTCGACTCCCTCGGCGCCTTCTACAGTGTGATCTCCTCAACCCAGGGCGGCTGGACCTGGCTCTCGAGCGAAGGCCGCTATATGGGCGCCGCCGCCTGGGGCGACATGGATCGCACGAGCAACCCTTATTACGCGCGGCTGCGTGAGGTCCTCGACTTCAGCGCGGATGGCGAGATCCGGCTCAACCGCGCCATGGGCAACTGGTATTGCGACCCGTTCGACAATCCCTACAAGCAACCGCTCATCGACATCCTCGGCGCCCCGCTGAAGCCCGAGCAGCTGTGGAATCCGGACGCCGTACTGCGCGTCGAGGACATTCAGCATCGGCCGGACACCCAGGAGCGCCTCGACAAGGCCGCCGCCACACAACTCGTCTTCGAGGATGCGATGATCCATGTGGTCGCCGGTCTTTTGCGCAGGACGGGTGCGCATCGTCTCGTACTCACCGGCGGCGTCGCGCTCAATGCGCTGGGCAATATGCGGCTTCTCGAACACTTCAACGAGGCATGGTTCGAACGGGAGCAAGGCCGCAAGGTGAATCTGCATCTGTGGATGCCGCCAACCCCCGGCGACCCCGGCGTCACCATCGGCGCCGCATGGATCTTCGCCCATCTGATCGGCGCCCCGCGCGGCGCACCGATGACGCATGCGTTCTATTGCGGCGACGCGCCGGCATCGCAGGAGATCGCGACTGTGCTCGCTGTCGACGACATCAATTCGAAGATCATCGGCGACATTTCAACGCCAGAAGGCCTCGAAGCCATCGCCGATCTGATGGCCTATCTCGTCGCACAGAACGGCATCATCGCAGTGTATCAGGGCGCAGCAGAGACAGGCCCTCGCGCACTCGGTCATCGCTCGATCCTTGCCAATCCATGCGATGCCGGCACCCGCGAACGTCTCAATGAGCGCGTCAAATATCGCGAGGCGATCCGCCCGCTGGCGCCGATGGCAACGCGCGAAGCGGCGCTGGACTACTTCGATCTTTTGGAAGGCGCGTCGGACGCCGATTATAACGCGTACAATTACATGGTGCTGACGGCACAGTCGAAGCCACATGCGCGCGACAAGATACCGTCCGTCATCCATGCCGATGGCACCGGCCGTATCCAGATCGTCCGGGCCGAGGACGATCCGCTCACTCATGCTTATCTGAAAGCGCTTGGCCGCCATATCGGCGTCGAGCTGTCAGTGAACACATCGTTCAATGTCGCCGGCCCGATCGCACAGACGCCGCAGCAGGCCGTCGAGACGCTGCACCGCTCGGCTGGTCTCGACGTGGTGCTGATGGTGGCCAGGGATGGCTCCGTCACCGCCGCCTGGCACGGCGGTGAACGCGACAGTGGCCGGTTTACAGCCCTATATCAGCAATGGCTCACCGTAGGGCGGATGAGCAAAGTGTAA
- a CDS encoding helix-turn-helix domain-containing protein, which yields MAKAAARKVVREDPVSRAFGDRVRTLREEAELTLEQLSKQSGVSRAMLSKVERGEKSPTIGVARRIALALDTSFSSLMGDDDGPRRAFAIVRKDQRPVFRDADTGFERFLLSPVMAGMAVEVALHHLPPKTSTGELPAYPVGTSKHVLVARGKVTVKTKDTETVLDEGDSLYFEVDVEHWFENRTTRACEYYLVISAPPSFGRRDGK from the coding sequence ATGGCGAAGGCGGCGGCACGGAAGGTCGTACGTGAAGACCCCGTCAGCCGCGCATTCGGCGATCGGGTACGCACGTTGCGTGAAGAAGCAGAACTCACGCTAGAACAACTCTCGAAACAATCCGGTGTCAGCCGCGCAATGCTGTCCAAGGTCGAGCGCGGCGAGAAGAGTCCGACGATCGGCGTCGCCCGGCGCATCGCACTGGCTCTCGACACATCATTCTCGTCTCTCATGGGAGACGATGACGGCCCTCGCCGCGCCTTTGCGATTGTCCGGAAGGACCAGCGGCCGGTGTTCCGCGACGCCGATACCGGCTTCGAGCGCTTTTTGTTGTCACCGGTCATGGCAGGGATGGCCGTCGAGGTCGCGCTCCATCACCTGCCGCCCAAGACATCGACAGGCGAATTACCCGCCTACCCCGTCGGCACGTCGAAGCATGTTCTGGTCGCGCGCGGAAAGGTCACCGTCAAAACCAAAGACACTGAAACGGTGCTCGACGAAGGCGATTCCCTCTATTTCGAGGTGGATGTCGAACACTGGTTCGAGAACCGCACCACGCGGGCCTGCGAATACTATCTCGTGATTTCCGCGCCGCCATCCTTCGGACGACGCGACGGAAAATGA
- a CDS encoding fumarylacetoacetate hydrolase family protein has translation MHLVTFMHEGRPTVGIADEALSKVQPLPASVAPDMLSLIAKYDDLKGSIAGAAGAALPLANVELLAPIPRPARNVFCVGKNYHEHAKEFAGSGYDSSAKEVVPEYPVIFTKPSSTVIGQGAAIPQYLDTTDSTDYEGELTVIIGRGGRGIKKADALKHVFGYTIINDVTARTLQHQHRQWFIGKGIDGFCPMGPAIITADAMPDPTKMHLKTFVNGELRQNASVADLVFDIPTLIETLSAGITLEPGDVIATGTPAGVGLGFTPPRFLKKGDVVAIEVSGIGRLQNPVG, from the coding sequence ATGCATCTTGTCACATTCATGCACGAAGGCCGGCCGACCGTCGGCATCGCGGACGAGGCGCTCTCCAAGGTGCAGCCGCTCCCGGCCAGTGTCGCGCCGGACATGCTCTCCCTGATCGCCAAATACGATGACCTGAAGGGTAGCATCGCTGGTGCTGCGGGCGCAGCGCTGCCGCTGGCTAATGTGGAACTGCTCGCGCCGATCCCACGCCCGGCGCGCAACGTATTCTGTGTCGGCAAGAATTATCATGAGCATGCCAAGGAATTCGCCGGCAGCGGCTATGACTCGTCGGCCAAGGAAGTCGTGCCGGAATATCCCGTGATCTTCACCAAGCCGTCGAGCACGGTGATCGGCCAGGGCGCTGCGATCCCGCAATATCTCGATACGACCGACAGCACCGACTATGAAGGCGAACTGACGGTGATCATCGGCCGCGGTGGTCGTGGCATCAAGAAAGCGGACGCACTCAAGCATGTGTTCGGCTATACGATCATCAATGATGTGACGGCGCGCACGCTGCAGCATCAGCATCGCCAGTGGTTCATCGGCAAGGGTATCGACGGCTTCTGCCCGATGGGGCCCGCGATCATCACCGCCGATGCGATGCCCGATCCGACCAAGATGCATCTCAAGACCTTCGTGAACGGCGAACTGCGCCAGAACGCTTCGGTCGCCGATCTCGTGTTCGACATCCCGACACTGATCGAGACGCTGTCGGCGGGCATCACGCTGGAACCAGGCGATGTCATCGCGACGGGCACACCGGCCGGCGTCGGCCTCGGCTTTACGCCGCCGCGTTTCCTCAAGAAGGGCGACGTGGTGGCGATCGAGGTGAGCGGCATCGGCCGTTTGCAAAATCCGGTCGGTTGA
- a CDS encoding penicillin-binding protein 1A, producing the protein MRLLVRFFGFLFAAGTVVFLVGVAAAAGLIWHFSKDLPDYSQLQDYEPPVMTRVHAADGQLLGEYAKERRLYLPIQAIPKLVVNAFLAAEDKNFYEHGGLDYTGMARAGLLYLQNIGSNRRPQGASTITQQVAKNFLLTNEVSFDRKIKEALLAMRIERTYSKDKILELYLNEIYLGLGAYGVAAASLVYFDKSVNELTVSEAAYLAALPKAPSTLHPVKNRDRAIERRNYVIDRLLENGWIKQADADKARKETLSVTGRGGHAHIFAGEYFAEEVRRDILERYGEKKLYEGGLSVRTTLDPKLQVMARKTMTNGLINFDEVRGWRGATNKIDISGDWGVKLAEVKSLSDISPWRMAVVLDVSDQSARIGFQPGRELGGAVSKDRQTGLVSMDGVRWAKPAAGPTRGKTPTAVSQVLSPGDVIYVDPLLNKDGSTVDGQFRLRQYPEVSGAMVAMDPNTGRVLAMVGGFSFDQSQFNRATQAYRQPGSSFKPLVYSAAMDNGYTPSTVVVDAPIEIDQGTGGNVWRPENYSTGKYYGPVTLRNALQRSLNTVTVRLAQDVGMPLIGEYAKRFGVYDELPNYLSYALGAGETTVMRMVTAYSMFANGGRRVKSTLIDRIQDRYGRTIFKHDQRECRGCDAPEGWKNQPEPQLIDRREQVMDPMTAYQITSMMEGVVQGGTATILREVGKPIAGKTGTTNDEKDAWFVGFSPDVVIGIYVGYDRPRNLGARATGGALAAPIAKDFMKLALADKPAVPFKVPAGIKLIRVDAKTGMRASPGDGGRTILEAFKPGTAPPDNYSVIGVADADGRSQQISPDTDRTFMRPGTGGLY; encoded by the coding sequence ATGCGTCTGCTCGTGCGGTTTTTCGGATTTTTGTTCGCCGCCGGAACCGTCGTGTTCCTGGTGGGCGTCGCCGCCGCTGCGGGCCTGATCTGGCACTTCTCCAAGGACCTTCCGGATTACTCGCAGCTGCAGGATTACGAGCCGCCGGTGATGACCCGCGTGCATGCGGCTGACGGCCAGCTGCTGGGCGAATATGCCAAGGAGCGCCGCCTGTACCTGCCGATCCAGGCGATCCCGAAGCTGGTCGTGAACGCCTTCCTCGCGGCCGAAGACAAGAACTTCTACGAGCATGGCGGTCTCGACTATACCGGCATGGCGCGCGCCGGCCTGCTGTACTTGCAGAACATCGGCTCGAACCGCCGCCCGCAGGGCGCATCGACCATCACGCAGCAGGTTGCGAAGAATTTCCTGCTCACCAACGAAGTCTCCTTCGATCGCAAGATCAAGGAGGCACTGCTGGCGATGCGTATCGAGCGCACCTATTCGAAGGACAAGATCCTCGAATTGTACCTGAACGAAATCTATCTCGGTCTCGGTGCCTATGGTGTCGCCGCTGCCTCGCTGGTCTATTTCGACAAGTCGGTGAACGAGCTCACCGTGTCCGAAGCTGCGTATCTCGCGGCGCTGCCGAAGGCGCCGTCCACGCTGCATCCGGTCAAGAATCGTGACCGTGCTATCGAACGCCGCAACTATGTGATCGATCGTCTGCTCGAAAACGGCTGGATCAAGCAGGCCGATGCCGACAAGGCGCGCAAGGAGACACTGAGCGTCACCGGCCGCGGCGGCCATGCCCACATTTTTGCCGGCGAATATTTCGCCGAGGAAGTGCGCCGCGACATTCTCGAGCGCTACGGCGAGAAGAAACTGTACGAGGGTGGCCTGTCGGTGCGCACCACACTCGATCCCAAGCTGCAGGTCATGGCGCGCAAGACCATGACCAATGGTCTGATCAATTTCGACGAGGTGCGCGGCTGGCGGGGCGCAACCAACAAGATCGACATTTCCGGAGACTGGGGCGTCAAGCTTGCCGAGGTGAAGTCGCTGTCCGACATTTCGCCATGGAGGATGGCTGTCGTGCTCGATGTCTCCGACCAGTCGGCGCGGATCGGCTTCCAGCCAGGGCGTGAACTTGGTGGTGCCGTGTCGAAGGATCGCCAGACCGGCCTCGTGTCCATGGACGGCGTGCGCTGGGCGAAGCCGGCGGCCGGTCCGACCCGCGGCAAGACGCCGACGGCCGTCTCGCAGGTCTTGAGCCCCGGCGATGTCATCTATGTCGATCCGCTGCTGAACAAGGATGGCTCGACCGTCGATGGGCAGTTCCGGCTGCGGCAGTATCCGGAAGTGTCCGGCGCCATGGTCGCCATGGATCCGAACACCGGCCGTGTGCTGGCGATGGTCGGCGGCTTCTCGTTCGACCAGAGCCAGTTCAACCGCGCGACGCAGGCCTATCGCCAGCCGGGCTCGAGCTTCAAGCCGCTGGTCTATTCGGCGGCGATGGATAACGGCTATACGCCGTCCACCGTGGTCGTGGACGCCCCGATCGAAATCGACCAAGGCACGGGCGGCAATGTGTGGCGTCCGGAAAACTACTCGACCGGTAAATATTATGGCCCGGTGACTCTGCGCAACGCGCTTCAGCGTTCGCTGAACACGGTGACGGTCCGCCTCGCGCAGGATGTAGGCATGCCGCTGATCGGCGAATATGCCAAGCGGTTCGGCGTCTATGACGAACTGCCGAACTATCTGTCCTACGCGCTCGGCGCTGGCGAAACGACCGTCATGCGCATGGTTACGGCTTATTCGATGTTCGCCAACGGCGGCCGCCGCGTGAAGTCTACGCTGATCGACCGTATCCAGGACCGCTACGGCCGCACCATCTTCAAGCACGACCAGCGCGAATGCCGTGGCTGCGATGCACCGGAAGGCTGGAAGAACCAGCCGGAACCTCAGCTGATCGATCGCCGCGAGCAGGTGATGGATCCGATGACAGCCTATCAGATCACATCGATGATGGAGGGCGTGGTGCAGGGCGGCACTGCGACCATTTTGCGCGAAGTCGGCAAGCCCATCGCCGGCAAGACTGGCACCACCAATGACGAGAAGGATGCCTGGTTCGTCGGCTTCTCGCCGGACGTCGTGATCGGCATCTATGTCGGCTATGACAGGCCGCGCAATCTCGGTGCCAGGGCAACCGGCGGCGCGCTCGCTGCGCCTATCGCCAAGGATTTCATGAAGCTGGCGCTTGCTGACAAGCCGGCGGTGCCGTTCAAGGTGCCCGCCGGCATCAAGCTCATCCGTGTCGATGCCAAGACGGGCATGCGTGCGAGCCCGGGCGATGGCGGCCGTACCATCCTCGAAGCCTTCAAGCCGGGCACGGCGCCTCCAGACAATTATTCGGTAATCGGGGTGGCCGATGCCGATGGTCGCTCGCAGCAGATTTCGCCCGACACCGACCGCACGTTCATGCGTCCCGGAACCGGCGGTCTGTATTGA
- a CDS encoding Bug family tripartite tricarboxylate transporter substrate binding protein: MKRRDFLAGLGGLSTLALTGQTAYAQEAWPSKNISMVVPFPAGGQADIAARPVATYMQKALGKAVIIDNRSGAGGSLGNATVARAQPDGHTLLMTLSSLAVLPESDRIYGRPVAYEVDQLQPVARVLADPTLFAVPASAPWKTIQEFVADAKARPGAISYGSSGPFGTLHISMEMFALAADIKMLHVPYRGAAPAISDLIGGQIQALASAPGTLKQHVDAGTLRVLANFGGERLAAFPNLPTFKELGYSDVEFYIWAGLFAPKGMPAPVVAKLRETMRDAMKDPEVTKVFEAAGNMPAYQDSEAFAAFVAKDSERLVAVAKKIGKV; encoded by the coding sequence ATGAAACGCCGTGATTTTCTTGCAGGCCTTGGCGGTCTGTCGACACTTGCCCTGACCGGCCAGACTGCATATGCGCAGGAAGCGTGGCCGAGCAAGAACATCAGCATGGTCGTGCCGTTTCCGGCAGGCGGGCAGGCCGACATCGCTGCACGCCCAGTCGCGACCTACATGCAGAAAGCGCTCGGCAAGGCTGTTATCATCGACAATCGCAGCGGCGCCGGCGGTTCGCTTGGCAATGCCACTGTCGCTCGCGCGCAGCCAGACGGACATACCCTGTTGATGACGCTGTCCTCGCTCGCGGTGCTGCCGGAGTCTGATCGCATCTATGGCCGCCCGGTCGCATATGAAGTCGATCAGTTGCAGCCGGTCGCGCGCGTGCTTGCCGATCCCACCCTGTTCGCCGTGCCGGCCAGCGCCCCCTGGAAGACGATCCAGGAATTCGTTGCCGATGCCAAGGCGCGTCCTGGCGCGATCTCCTATGGCTCGTCGGGGCCTTTCGGTACGCTGCACATCTCGATGGAAATGTTCGCGCTCGCCGCCGACATCAAGATGCTTCACGTGCCCTATCGCGGCGCTGCGCCTGCGATCAGCGATCTCATTGGAGGACAGATCCAGGCGCTCGCCTCAGCGCCAGGCACGCTCAAGCAGCATGTCGATGCTGGTACGCTTCGCGTGCTCGCCAATTTCGGCGGCGAGCGTCTGGCGGCGTTTCCGAATTTGCCGACGTTCAAGGAGCTGGGCTACTCGGATGTTGAGTTCTACATCTGGGCGGGTCTGTTCGCGCCGAAGGGCATGCCTGCGCCGGTCGTGGCCAAGCTGCGCGAGACCATGCGGGATGCGATGAAGGATCCCGAGGTGACCAAGGTCTTCGAGGCGGCCGGCAACATGCCTGCCTATCAGGACTCGGAAGCGTTTGCGGCCTTCGTGGCCAAGGACAGCGAGCGCTTGGTCGCCGTCGCTAAGAAGATCGGCAAGGTCTGA
- the prfB gene encoding peptide chain release factor 2 (programmed frameshift) yields the protein MRAEIERLVEEIKQSVGLLRRHLDVDASTARLAELNALAEDPNLWNDPQKAQKLMQERTSLEDSLQGIGKVERELEDQIGMIELGEAEGDASVVTEAENALKALKKDVARRELEALLSGEADRFDTYLEVHAGAGGTESQDWASMLLRMYTRWAEKHGFKIEYLEETQGEEAGIKSATIQISGHNAYGWLKTEGGVHRLVRISPYDSNARRHTSFSSVAIFPVVDDSIKIEINESDVRVDTMRSGGAGGQHVNKTESAVRLTHIPTGVAVVCQAGRSQHKNRAQAWDMLRARLYEIELQKREEKAAADQAAKTDIGWGHQIRSYVLQPYQMVKDLRTGVQTSDTSGVLDGDLDEFMAATLAQRAFGTTPGAIDDVD from the exons ATGCGCGCTGAAATCGAACGCCTTGTAGAAGAGATCAAGCAGTCAGTCGGGCTGCTGAGGAGGCATCTT GACGTCGATGCTTCCACGGCACGACTGGCGGAGCTGAACGCTCTCGCCGAAGATCCCAATCTCTGGAATGATCCCCAGAAAGCCCAGAAGCTGATGCAGGAGCGCACCTCGCTCGAGGATTCGCTCCAGGGCATCGGCAAGGTCGAGCGCGAGCTCGAGGACCAGATCGGCATGATCGAACTCGGCGAGGCCGAGGGCGATGCGAGCGTCGTGACGGAAGCCGAGAATGCGCTGAAGGCTCTCAAGAAGGATGTCGCGCGCCGCGAGCTGGAAGCGCTGTTGTCTGGGGAGGCGGATCGCTTCGACACCTATCTCGAAGTCCATGCCGGTGCCGGTGGCACCGAGAGCCAGGATTGGGCGTCGATGCTGCTGCGGATGTATACGCGCTGGGCGGAAAAGCACGGTTTTAAGATCGAATATCTCGAAGAAACCCAGGGCGAAGAAGCCGGCATCAAGTCCGCGACGATTCAGATTTCCGGCCACAATGCCTATGGCTGGCTGAAGACCGAAGGCGGCGTGCACCGTCTGGTCCGCATCTCGCCCTACGACTCCAATGCCCGTCGTCACACCTCGTTCTCGTCGGTGGCGATCTTCCCGGTGGTGGACGACAGCATCAAGATCGAGATCAATGAAAGCGATGTCCGTGTCGATACGATGCGCTCGGGCGGCGCCGGCGGTCAGCACGTCAACAAGACGGAATCTGCTGTACGTCTGACGCATATTCCGACCGGTGTAGCAGTCGTCTGTCAGGCCGGTCGTTCACAGCACAAGAATCGTGCTCAGGCATGGGACATGCTACGCGCGCGTCTCTATGAGATCGAGCTGCAAAAGCGCGAGGAGAAGGCCGCCGCCGATCAGGCCGCCAAGACCGATATTGGCTGGGGCCACCAGATCCGCTCCTATGTCCTGCAACCCTATCAGATGGTGAAGGATCTGCGCACGGGCGTGCAGACGTCGGACACATCCGGCGTGCTCGATGGCGATCTCGACGAGTTCATGGCAGCGACTTTGGCCCAGCGCGCCTTCGGGACGACGCCGGGGGCGATCGACGACGTGGACTAA
- a CDS encoding N-acetylmuramoyl-L-alanine amidase, whose protein sequence is MTRRANHIVLLGMALASAVLGFGWCSVTRAAPGEVSEASAEKPADASLPVASDVRIAGDEKQTRFILDLDRKVSLRAFTLADPYRVVIDMPQVAFHLDPGAGTVARGLIKAFRYGMVMPGGSRMVFDLAKPVRIKSAVALDPANGQPARMVIELEAVDRTTFVQGLAVENRPELRPAITASETSSPVATTVIAAAGPATAMDSRPVVVIDPGHGGVDNGTQAGGESEKSIVLGFGLALRDRLEKIGKYRVVMTRSDDTFVALDDRVKMARKEGAALFVSIHADALPKGEGDAQGATVYTLSDKASDAEAQRLADLENKADAIGGVNLTEEPTEVADILIDLAQRETRTFSGRFARLVVGEMKVTTRMHKHPLKSAGFRVLKAPDVPSVLIELGYVSNKDDLQSLMSENWRSKTVGAVAKSIDSYFAKHMVSAGAGN, encoded by the coding sequence TTGACCCGCCGCGCAAACCATATCGTTTTGCTGGGAATGGCGCTCGCGAGTGCCGTGCTAGGGTTTGGCTGGTGCTCAGTTACCCGTGCTGCCCCGGGTGAAGTATCCGAGGCCTCGGCGGAGAAGCCGGCCGATGCATCGCTCCCCGTCGCGTCCGATGTCCGCATCGCCGGCGACGAAAAACAGACTCGGTTTATCCTCGATCTCGACCGCAAGGTGTCGCTGCGTGCCTTCACGCTGGCGGACCCGTATCGCGTCGTCATCGACATGCCCCAGGTGGCCTTTCATCTCGATCCCGGGGCAGGGACGGTCGCGCGTGGTCTGATCAAGGCGTTTCGCTACGGCATGGTGATGCCGGGCGGCTCGCGCATGGTGTTCGATCTCGCGAAGCCTGTGAGGATCAAGAGTGCTGTGGCGCTCGATCCGGCCAATGGTCAGCCGGCGCGGATGGTGATCGAGCTCGAAGCCGTGGACCGGACGACCTTTGTCCAGGGGCTGGCGGTGGAGAATCGACCGGAACTGCGTCCCGCGATCACTGCCAGCGAAACATCGTCACCTGTGGCCACGACGGTGATCGCAGCGGCCGGGCCTGCAACAGCGATGGATTCGCGTCCGGTGGTGGTCATCGATCCCGGCCATGGCGGCGTCGACAACGGAACCCAGGCGGGCGGCGAGAGCGAAAAGAGCATCGTGCTCGGCTTCGGTCTGGCGCTCCGGGACCGGCTGGAGAAGATCGGCAAATACCGCGTGGTGATGACACGCTCCGACGACACTTTCGTTGCGCTTGATGACCGGGTGAAAATGGCACGCAAGGAAGGAGCGGCGCTGTTCGTTTCGATCCATGCCGACGCTTTGCCCAAAGGCGAAGGCGATGCCCAGGGTGCGACAGTCTACACATTGTCCGACAAAGCGTCGGACGCCGAGGCGCAGCGGCTGGCCGACCTGGAAAACAAGGCGGACGCGATCGGCGGTGTGAACCTCACCGAGGAACCGACGGAGGTTGCCGACATCCTCATCGATCTCGCCCAGCGCGAAACCAGGACTTTTTCCGGTCGTTTTGCCCGCCTCGTGGTCGGCGAGATGAAGGTGACGACCCGGATGCACAAGCATCCGTTGAAGTCCGCCGGTTTCCGGGTATTGAAGGCGCCGGACGTCCCCTCGGTGCTGATCGAGCTCGGCTATGTCTCCAACAAGGACGACCTGCAGTCGCTGATGTCGGAGAACTGGCGCTCCAAGACGGTGGGGGCGGTCGCCAAGTCGATCGACAGCTATTTTGCCAAGCACATGGTCTCTGCCGGTGCCGGCAATTGA